One genomic window of Cupriavidus oxalaticus includes the following:
- the soxX gene encoding sulfur oxidation c-type cytochrome SoxX, whose amino-acid sequence MQRQYKALAIAALATLVATGAQAQDNTRARPAKTKPAAVSSADMKHLIEDSFSSRGPATVEGVLNQDAMQQACSQYPDRSKVPGKVAKKIEAAELKQVKYPADSNWLGDWKEGEKVAQNGRGMQFTDQVGGTNGGNCYACHQMTKAEISFGNIGPSLYQYGKLRGNSQEVVKYTWGKIWDSNAYSACSNMPRFGHKGILTEAQIRDVMALLLDPASPVNQ is encoded by the coding sequence ATGCAACGACAATACAAGGCACTCGCCATCGCCGCGCTGGCTACCCTGGTGGCAACCGGCGCGCAGGCGCAGGACAACACCAGGGCCCGTCCCGCCAAGACAAAGCCCGCTGCCGTCAGCAGCGCCGACATGAAGCACCTGATCGAGGACTCGTTCTCCTCCAGGGGTCCCGCTACCGTGGAAGGCGTTTTGAACCAGGACGCCATGCAGCAGGCCTGCAGCCAGTACCCGGACCGCAGCAAGGTGCCTGGCAAGGTGGCGAAGAAGATCGAGGCCGCCGAACTCAAGCAGGTCAAATATCCCGCCGACAGCAACTGGCTCGGCGACTGGAAGGAAGGCGAGAAGGTCGCCCAGAACGGCCGCGGCATGCAGTTCACCGACCAGGTCGGCGGCACCAACGGCGGCAACTGCTACGCCTGCCACCAGATGACCAAGGCCGAGATCTCGTTCGGCAATATCGGCCCGTCGCTGTACCAGTACGGCAAGCTGCGCGGCAACTCGCAGGAAGTGGTCAAGTACACCTGGGGCAAGATCTGGGATTCGAACGCCTACTCCGCCTGCTCCAACATGCCGCGCTTCGGCCACAAGGGCATCCTGACCGAGGCCCAGATCCGCGACGTGATGGCGCTGCTGCTCGACCCGGCCTCGCCCGTCAACCAGTAA
- a CDS encoding DsrE family protein has translation MRRAFIRASAALAAIGLAAKASAQSGQPAQAGAGKGGRVKVVYQLSEGIDQAVRAMGNLRNHLNGAPGTKIVVVAFGYGIDFLVEGAKDARGNSFESPVGALAAEGVEFRVCRNTLTARRITESQLLMEAKVVQAGVVEIARLQAEEGYAYIKP, from the coding sequence ATGCGGCGAGCATTTATTCGAGCATCGGCGGCGCTGGCAGCCATCGGCCTGGCGGCCAAGGCCTCTGCACAGTCCGGCCAGCCGGCGCAGGCCGGTGCCGGCAAGGGCGGGCGCGTGAAGGTGGTGTACCAGCTGTCGGAAGGCATCGACCAGGCGGTGCGCGCGATGGGCAACCTGCGCAACCACCTGAATGGCGCCCCCGGCACCAAGATCGTGGTGGTCGCGTTCGGCTATGGCATCGATTTTTTGGTCGAAGGTGCCAAGGATGCGCGCGGCAACAGCTTTGAGAGCCCGGTGGGCGCGCTGGCCGCCGAAGGCGTGGAGTTCCGCGTGTGCCGCAATACGCTGACCGCGCGCAGGATTACCGAATCGCAGCTGTTGATGGAAGCAAAGGTAGTACAGGCCGGCGTGGTCGAGATCGCCCGCCTGCAAGCCGAGGAAGGCTACGCCTATATCAAGCCCTGA
- the soxA gene encoding sulfur oxidation c-type cytochrome SoxA, whose translation MKPIRSLARRAALALAATAAAAGAVAVHAQGSTADEIAKYRQMLAEGNPAELWEAAGEELWKKPAGPKNASLEQCDLGKGPGVTKGAYAELPRYFKDANKVMDLEQRLAWCRVTLQGLTKEEATRNPFSASGKPSDIERLVAYLTGESRGAKMNVQLNHPEEKRTYALGQKMFFYRGGAYDFACATCHAVDGQRIRLQDLPNLLTDKGAQAAYTTWPAYRVSQGEVRSMQHRLYDCLRQQRFPEPAYGSDVITALTMFLAKNANGGTYDGPAMKR comes from the coding sequence ATGAAACCGATCCGAAGCCTGGCCCGGCGCGCTGCGCTGGCCCTGGCCGCCACCGCGGCGGCCGCGGGCGCTGTCGCCGTGCATGCGCAGGGCAGCACCGCCGATGAAATCGCCAAGTACCGCCAGATGCTGGCCGAAGGCAATCCCGCCGAGCTGTGGGAAGCCGCCGGCGAAGAGCTGTGGAAAAAGCCGGCCGGCCCGAAGAACGCCTCGCTCGAGCAATGCGACCTGGGCAAGGGCCCGGGCGTGACCAAGGGCGCCTACGCCGAGCTGCCGCGCTACTTCAAGGACGCCAACAAGGTGATGGACCTGGAGCAGCGTCTGGCCTGGTGCCGCGTGACGCTGCAGGGTCTCACGAAAGAAGAGGCGACCAGGAACCCGTTCTCGGCCTCGGGCAAGCCGTCCGACATCGAACGCCTGGTTGCGTATCTGACCGGCGAATCGCGCGGCGCGAAGATGAACGTGCAACTCAACCATCCGGAAGAGAAGCGCACCTACGCCCTCGGCCAGAAGATGTTCTTCTACCGCGGCGGCGCCTATGACTTTGCCTGCGCCACCTGCCACGCGGTCGACGGGCAGCGCATCCGCCTGCAGGACCTGCCCAACCTGCTCACCGACAAGGGCGCGCAGGCGGCCTACACCACGTGGCCCGCCTACCGCGTGTCGCAGGGCGAGGTTCGCTCGATGCAGCACCGCCTGTACGACTGCCTGCGCCAGCAACGCTTTCCCGAACCCGCCTATGGCTCGGACGTGATCACCGCGCTGACCATGTTCCTGGCGAAGAACGCCAACGGCGGCACCTACGATGGCCCGGCGATGAAGCGCTGA
- the soxY gene encoding thiosulfate oxidation carrier protein SoxY, which yields MNSKRREVLRVTAVLSLMAATGLISEAQAAEWNKTAFDGKSVADVIKALGGSGTEKSTAITFNAPDIAENGAVVPVAVTSTIPDTEQIAILVEKNPNTLAADFIIPAGTEPFVSTRVKMGQTSVVHAAVKAGGKWYVASKEIKVTLGGCGG from the coding sequence ATGAATTCCAAACGACGAGAAGTGCTGCGGGTCACCGCTGTCCTGTCGCTGATGGCCGCCACCGGCCTGATCAGCGAAGCGCAGGCGGCCGAGTGGAACAAGACCGCCTTTGACGGCAAGAGCGTTGCCGACGTGATCAAGGCGCTCGGCGGCAGCGGCACCGAGAAAAGCACCGCCATCACCTTCAACGCCCCCGACATCGCCGAGAACGGCGCCGTGGTGCCGGTGGCCGTGACGAGCACCATCCCGGATACCGAGCAGATCGCGATCCTGGTGGAAAAGAACCCCAATACCCTGGCCGCCGACTTCATTATCCCGGCCGGCACCGAGCCGTTCGTCTCCACGCGCGTGAAGATGGGCCAGACCTCGGTGGTGCACGCCGCGGTCAAGGCCGGCGGCAAGTGGTACGTGGCATCGAAGGAAATCAAGGTCACGCTGGGCGGTTGCGGCGGCTGA
- a CDS encoding TlpA disulfide reductase family protein produces the protein MRARAVLLRWLLAAGLACAAGGAAALEVGDTVRLPDVQTLDGRTLRADTLAGKPLVVEYWASWCPFCAMQNPRLQKLYERTRGTPLRVLAISIDKDPREAAEYMKKRGYTFPAAMDSAALQAVFGKRKGLPELYVIDARGRVVQKEVGEMLEDDVAALERYAKP, from the coding sequence ATGCGCGCGCGTGCCGTCCTGCTGCGCTGGCTGCTGGCCGCTGGCCTGGCCTGCGCCGCCGGCGGCGCCGCCGCGCTGGAAGTGGGCGACACCGTGCGCCTGCCCGATGTGCAGACGCTCGACGGGCGCACGCTGCGCGCCGACACGCTGGCCGGCAAGCCGCTGGTGGTCGAATACTGGGCCTCGTGGTGCCCGTTCTGCGCGATGCAGAACCCGCGCCTGCAGAAGCTGTACGAGCGCACGCGCGGCACGCCGCTGCGGGTGCTGGCCATCAGCATCGACAAGGACCCGCGCGAGGCCGCTGAATACATGAAGAAGCGCGGCTACACCTTTCCCGCAGCGATGGATTCCGCCGCGCTGCAGGCCGTGTTCGGCAAGCGCAAGGGCCTGCCCGAGCTGTACGTGATCGACGCGCGCGGGCGCGTGGTGCAGAAGGAAGTGGGCGAGATGCTCGAAGACGACGTGGCCGCGCTGGAGCGTTACGCGAAGCCATAG
- the soxZ gene encoding thiosulfate oxidation carrier complex protein SoxZ, which yields MADPMRVRATENGGVVDVKILMKHDMETGQRKDASGKVIPAWHIQTVTAQCKGKEVFRAQFGPAVSKDPFLNFKFKGGAKGDKVAVTWIDNKGDKRTDEATIA from the coding sequence ATGGCAGACCCGATGCGCGTACGCGCCACCGAGAACGGCGGCGTGGTTGATGTAAAGATCCTGATGAAGCACGACATGGAGACCGGCCAGCGCAAGGACGCGTCCGGCAAGGTCATCCCGGCCTGGCATATCCAGACCGTGACCGCCCAGTGCAAGGGCAAGGAAGTGTTCCGCGCCCAGTTCGGGCCGGCGGTGTCCAAGGACCCGTTCCTGAACTTCAAGTTCAAGGGCGGCGCCAAGGGCGACAAGGTCGCGGTGACCTGGATCGACAACAAGGGCGACAAGCGCACCGACGAAGCGACCATCGCCTGA